Proteins from a genomic interval of Zingiber officinale cultivar Zhangliang chromosome 2A, Zo_v1.1, whole genome shotgun sequence:
- the LOC122039811 gene encoding osmotin-like protein, with amino-acid sequence MASASFFPLLSSLLVLLFLMAQQSSAQFPPMNLTVVNNCPFPLWPAIQPNSGGDVLEGGGFFLPSQSYRTFPAPISTWSGRIWARTGCGGDGAAGRLSCDTGDCGGRLECGGFGGEPPASLAQITLHHGGERDLTSYGVSLVDGFNVGMTVTPHEGEGRCPVVGCQVDFLATCPEVLKMRGPGGAVVGCKSGCVAFGTDELCCRNNYSSWEMCRPSIYSKFFKRACPATFTYAQDSPSLTHECASPRELKVIFCH; translated from the coding sequence ATGGCTTCCGCCTCCTTTTTCCCGCTGCTCTCGTCTCTGCTGGTCCTGTTGTTCCTCATGGCCCAGCAGTCGTCGGCCCAGTTCCCGCCGATGAACCTGACGGTGGTAAACAACTGCCCGTTCCCGCTGTGGCCGGCCATCCAACCAAACTCCGGCGGCGACGTCCTCGAGGGCGGCGGGTTCTTCCTGCCCTCCCAGTCCTACCGCACCTTCCCCGCGCCGATTTCCACGTGGTCTGGGCGCATCTGGGCACGCACCGGCTGCGGCGGCGACGGCGCCGCCGGGCGCCTGTCCTGCGACACCGGCGACTGCGGCGGCCGCCTGGAGTGTGGCGGCTTCGGCGGCGAGCCCCCCGCTAGCCTCGCTCAAATCACCCTCCACCACGGCGGGGAGCGCGACCTGACGTCCTACGGCGTGAGCCTCGTCGACGGGTTCAACGTGGGGATGACGGTGACGCCGCACGAGGGGGAGGGGCGGTGCCCGGTGGTGGGGTGCCAGGTGGATTTTCTGGCGACGTGCCCGGAGGTGCTGAAGATGAGGGGCCCCGGCGGAGCCGTCGTGGGGTGCAAGAGCGGGTGCGTGGCCTTCGGCACCGACGAGCTCTGCTGCCGGAACAATTACAGCAGCTGGGAGATGTGCCGGCCGAGCATCTACTCGAAGTTCTTCAAGCGCGCGTGCCCGGCCACCTTCACCTACGCCCAAGACAGCCCGTCGCTGACCCACGAGTGCGCCTCGCCGCGCGAGCTCAAGGTCATCTTCTGCCATTGA